The Passer domesticus isolate bPasDom1 chromosome 28, bPasDom1.hap1, whole genome shotgun sequence nucleotide sequence ttccctgcctgtccctccttgtcccctctctgtcccttgcctgtccctgcctgcccgTTCCCTATCTCtgcctgtccctcacctgtcccctgcctgtcccatccctgtcccatgtgtgtcccctgtgtgtccctgtctgtcccctccctgtcccctgcctgtgtctgtccctgcctgtgtctgtccctgtcccctctgtgtccctgtctgtcccctccctgtccctccccgTCCAGTGGCATCCCCTGCCACGCgtgtcctgctgccagcacagccatgtCTGGCATTGGGGACGTGCCACCCTCGTGCCCGGCGGGGCTCAGCCGTGCCAGGGGGGCGGTGGGAGCTGGGACCCCCGGCCGGGGGCTCGGTGCccgccctggcagtgcccagagccccgctgtgcccacaggagCCTGTGACTGACACAGCCCGGCCGGCCCCAGCTGAATGGAAAGACTGCAGAAGGTGAGGGGGCGGGGAAGGGCTCGGGGGTCtgcaggggtttgggggtccaGGGAGCGTGTTGGGGGTCCAAGGAGGGTGCTGGCATCCAGAACTGGGTTTTGGGGTCCAGAACTGGGTTCTGAGGGTCCAAGGAGGGTCTTGGGGGTCCAGAGCAGGGTTCTGGGGGTCTAGAACTAGGTGCTGGAGGTACAAAATTGGGCATCAGGGGTCCAGAACTGGGGTCTGGGGTCCAGAACTGGGCATCAGGGGTCCAGAACTGGGGTCTGGGGGTCCAGAACAGGGTTCTGAGGGTCCAGAACTGGGTGTTGGGGGTCCAAGGACAGTGTTGGGGATCCAGAACTGGATGCTGGCGGTACAAAATTGGGCATTGGGGGTCCAGAACAGGGTGTTGGGGGTCCGAGGACAGTGTTGGGGATCCAGAACTGGGTGCTGGAGGTACAAAATTGGGCATTGGGGGTCCAGAACAGGGTGTTGGGGGTACAGAACAGGGTTCTGGGGGCCTGGGAATGTCATGGGGGTCCAGAGGGGGTTCTGGGGGTGCAGAACTGGGTGTTAGGGGTCCAAGGAAGGTCTTGGGGGTCCAAGAAAGGATATTGGGGGTACAGAGAAAGTGCTGGGGGCGTGGGAAAAGTTCTGGGAGTACAGaacagggtgctgggggtcCAGGAAGGTGCTGGGGGTCCAGAAAATGTTTTGGATGTCCAGGGAAGGGTGTTGGGGGTCCGGCCAGGGTGTTGGGGGTACAGAGAAAATGCTGGGGGTCTGGGAAAGGTGCTGGGGGTCCAGAGAAGGTTTGGAAGGTCCAGGAAAAGGTGTTGGGGGTCCAGGAAAGGTGCTgggggtcctggcagggtgctggaggtgctgggggtgctggcagGGTGTGAGAGAAGGGGGAGCCCCGCACGCAGGGAGGGCACACGGGGCTGGGGGCCAAGGGCACAGGCCGCTGTGAGCAGGGCcttgccttcctcctcctcctcctcctcctcgtccccagcccagcctggcagcaccaTCTAGCGGCAGCGCGTCCTGGCCGAGCCGCTGTCCcctgcccatcccatccccaagGAATGCGGGCTCCGCGGGCACAGGGGTGTCCCCTGCCCCCCCAGCACACCCCCGAGCCCCTTCCTGGGCTGAAACCCCCCCACTTTTCCACCCAGCAGCCTCTGACCTCCCCTGGGAGCGTCTGCTCTTCCCGCGGATCCAGCGTTCCCGGCTCTCCCTCCAGCATCGTGGTAAGGAGCTGTTCCCTCCTTCCCGCCTCATCCCTGAATCCCTGCGGTCGGGATGTgatccccccaaaccctctcCGTCCCCCTGGCACGGCCTGGGAGGGGGTGAACCCTCcccattcccaaaaatccccttctGCACctcaaataaaagcattttcccTTCCTCCCAGGCCAAAATGGACAACGAGGTCCTGGGCTACAGGACCTCATAAATAATTCCTTCTGCACCCCAAATGAAGATGTTTTCCCTTCATTCCATGTCAAAATGGACAATGAGGTCCTGGGCTATGAGGACCTCATAAAAAATTCCTTTCTGTGCTCCAAATGAAGATGTTTTCCCTTCCTCTCACGCCAAAATGTGCAATGAGGTCCTGGGATAAAAGGACCTCGTTAAAAAATTCCCTTCTTTGCCCCAAATGAAGATGTTTTCCCTTCATTCCATGTCAAAATGGACAATGAGGTCCTTGGCTATGAGGACCTCATAAAAAATTCCTTTCTGCACCCCAAATGAAGGCATTTTTCCTGCCTTCCCTTCTGCACcccaaataaaagcattttccctcctttccaggCCAAAATGGACAACGAGGTCCTGGGATAAAAGGACCTTGTAAAAAATCCCCTTCTGCATCCCAAATGAAGATGTTTTCCTTCCTCCCAGGCCAAAATGGACAACGAGGTCCTTGGCTATGAGGACCTTGTAAAAAATTCCCTTCTGCACCCCAAATGgagatgttttccctcctttccaaGCCAAAATGTGTAATGAGGTCCTGGGATAAAAGGACCTCAGAAAAATTCCTTTCTGCACCCCAAATGAAggcatttttccttccttcccttctgcaCCCCAAATGAaggcttccttccttccttccttccttccttccttccttccttccttccttccttccttccttccttccttccttccttccttccttccttcctccctccctccctccctccctccctccctccctccctcccttcatccctcccttcctcccttccccccaAATGAAGgcgttttccctcctttccaggCCAAAATGTGCAACGAGGTCCTGGGCTACAAGGACCATGTAAAAAATCCCCTTCTTTGCcccaaataaaagcattttccttCACTCCAGGCCAAAATGGACAACGAGGTCCTGGGCTACAAGGACCTGGCTGCCATCCCCAAGGACAAGGCCATCCTGGACATCGAGCGCCCCGACCTGATGATCTACGAGCCGCACTTCACCTACTCGCTCATGGAGCACGTGGAGCTGCCCCGCAGCCGCGAGGTGAGGGCGATTCCCGGGGGGTTTTGGGAGGATCCCACCTGGATAGATGGATTGCTGAGGTGGAATTGAATTCTAgaataataggaaaaaattctAGCAGAAAAATGTCTGAAATTGATTAAAATTCATTGTGATTTGTAGGAGTTTGTGAAGGTTATTAAAATTGCTAGAATTCAGTAAAAAACATGaagttaattaaaattaattcaaattaatttgaaaataaattcaatttgaaataaaataaataaaataaaattaataaaaataaaataaactttaaaataaagcaataaaTTATAAGTAAATTAATAAAACTTTATTATAAATAACATAATacattataaaaatataaattaatttaaataaataaaatcgaattaataaattaaaataaaataaactttaaagcaataaattaaaaataaattaataagaaattattataaataacataataaattataaaaatataaaattaatttaaataaataaattaataaattaaaataaaacaaatttaaaaataaagcaataaataataaataaattaataaatttttattatgaataacataataaattataaaaatatagaattagtttaaaataaatttaattaattaaaataaattttaaatgaaatgaaattaattaaagtaaataaaaaatgaaataaaattaattaaaataaattaaaatgtaattaaaattaaGTCAATCCTTGCCTTCTGCAGCGCTCCCTGTCTCCCAAATCCATGTCTCCTCCTCCATCTCCAGAGGTGAGTgcgggctctgctgggctgcgggaggagggGGTGCTGCTGGCTTGGGGAGGGGTCTCGCTGAGCCCAGCCCGTTTTCCCGCAGGTCATCCGGGAGTGGCTGGAGAGCCgcccccccagcagcaccccgCTGCCCCCCTCGCGCCAGGGCCCTGCCCCCACCCGCAGCAGCGTCCAGCACTTCCACCGGCCCGGTAACGACCCCGAGCGGGACCCCCGAGCGGGACCCCCGAGCGGGACCCCCGAGCGGGACCCCCACGCTGCCTGAGCCTGACACGGTGTCCtggagccccttcccagccccacgAGCTCCCACTCCAAACCCCATGAGCTCCCGTTCCCATGAGTTTCTGTTCCCAACCCCATGAGCTCCCAGTCCCAATCCTACGTGTTCCCAACCCTATGAGTTCCCGTTCCCAACCCTATGAGTTCCCGTTCCCAACCCCATGAGCTCCCATTCCCATGAGTTTCTGTTCCCAGCCCCGTGAGctcccaatcccaaccccatGTGTTCCCAACCCCATAAACTTCCATTCCTAACCCCATGAGCTGCCATTCCCATGAGCTCCCTCTCCTGACCCCATGAGCTCCCACTCCCAGTCCCATTAGGTCCTATTCCCAACCCCATCAGTTCCCATTCCCATGAATTCCCAATCCAATGAGCTCCCTCTTCCAACTCCATCAGTTCACATTCCCAACTCCCTGAGATCCCATTCCCAACCCCATGAGCTCCCAATCCCATGAGCTCCCTCTTCCAACTCCATCAGTTCCCATTCCCAACCCCCTGAGATCCCATTCCCAACCCCATGAGCTCCCAATCCCATGAGCTCCCATTCCCAACCCCACAAGTTCCCATTCCCATGAGTTCCCACTCCCAGCCCCATGAGCTCCCAATTCCCAACCCCATGATCTCCCACTCCCAATCTTTTGAactcccattcccaatcccttGAGTTCCCGTTCCCAACCCCATGAGCCCCCAACCCCATGATCTCCCACTCCCAACCCCACGagctcccattcccaatcccataaACTCCCAACCCCATGAGCTCCCATTCCCAACCCCATGAGCCCCCAATTCCATGagttcccattcccaatcccataaACTCCCAACCCCATGAGCTCCCATTCCCAACCCCATGAGCCCCCAATTCCATGagttcccattcccaatcccataaACTCCCAACCCCATGAGTTCCCATTCCCAACCCCATGAGCCCCCAACCCCCTGAGTTCCCATTCCCAACCCCATGAGCCCCCAATTCCATGAGTTCCCATTCCCAACCCCATGAGCTCCCAACCCCACGAACTCCCATTCCCAACCCCATTACTTCCCCctcccaaccccaaatcccttttttctcccagaGACCGACACCACAGAGCTCAACATTTACAAGAAGCCCCCGATCTACCGGCAGAGAGGTGAGTGCGGGGGGCTCCACCCCATGGGATGGGGCACCCCGGGCTGCTGCCTCACCCCCGCCGTGCCCCCAGACCACCATTCCAGCGCCCACCACGGGAAGCACCTCATCGAGGACCTGATCATCGAATCCTCCAAATTCCCGGCGGCGCAGCCCCCGGATCCCAACCAGCCCGCCAAGATCGAGACCGACTACTGGCCCTGCCCGCCGTCGCTGGCCGTCGTGGGTAGGTGGCACCGGCGGGGTTGTccctcctggagcccccagggagggctgggaacagctgcaACATGGCTGGAACATCCCTCTCCCCGCAGAGACCGAGTGGAGGAGGCGGATGGCGTCCAagagaggggaggaggaggatgaggatctGACGGAGGAGATGAAGAACCTGCGGGAGCTCCAGcggcaggagctgagcaaggtCAGGGGCGGGGCGGCagctctgaggggctgggggtgcgcTGGCACCGATCCCAACGGGTGTCCCCCGGTTCCCAGGTCACCTCCAACCTCGGGAAGCTGATCCTGaaggaggagatggagaagTCGCTCCCGATCCGGAGGAAAACTCGCTCGCTGCCGGACCGGACGCCTTTCCACACGTGTGAGTGGGATCGTTCTGGATGCCGGCCCTTTCCCTCCTCATCTCTGGGTGCCTGCACCCCTTCTATCCCCGAATCCCACCTGCacctcccaaatcccacctgcaCCCCTTctatccccaaatcccacctacACCCCCTTCTATCCCCCAAATTCTGTCTGCACCTCCCAAACCCCACCTGTATGTCCTAAATCCCGCCTGCAAACCCCGATTCCCTGCCTGCACCCCTGTTcgtccctgcccatccctgtctgtccctgcctgtccctcatGGTCCCTCATGGTCCTTGcctgtccccaaatgtccctaaaagtccctgcccatccctgatGGTCCCATGAGGTCCCTGACAGTCTCTGCCCATCCGTATCCATCCCTGCCTTGCCCTAAATGTCCCTAAaggtccctgcctgtccctggtggtccctgcccatccctgatggttcctgcccatccctgcctgtccctaAATGatgtccctctctgtccctgcctgtcccggAATGTCCCCAAAGGTCCCTGaatgtccctgcccatccctgcccatccctgcctgtccccgAATGTCCCCAAAGGTCCCTGCCCATCTCTGCTTGTCCCTGAATGTCCCCAGAGGTCCCTGAATGTCCCCAGAGGTCCCTGaatgtccctgcccatccctgcctgtccctgcctgtccccgaATGTCCCCAGaggtccctgcctgtccccaaatgtccccagagTCCCTGACGGTCTCTGCCTCTCTCTCAGCGCTCCACACGAGCTCCAAGAGCtcctccctccccgcctccGGCCGGAGCACCCTCACCCGGGTAAGCGGCTCTCGGCTGTCCCCCCCCTGCCCGGGGTCCCCCCGCCCGCTCAGGGGGCTGGGGTCACCCTGtgaccctgtccctgtccctgtccccccgcAGCTGCAGTCGGCAGAGTTCGGCTCGGCGGGGAGCGAGAAGGGCAGCCCAGgtgagggaagggcagggaggggggtcctgggggtctgggggtgtccTGGGGGTCTGAGGGTGTCCTGGGGGTGTCCTGAGGGTGTGGGGGTGTCCCGGAGATGTGGAGGTGTCCTGGGGGTGTCCTGGGGATCtgagggtgttttgggggtgttCTGGGGGTGTGGGAGTGTCCTGGGGGTGTCCCAGGGGCTGTTCCTGGGAATGTGGGGGTGTCCCTGGGAGTGTGGGGGTGTTCTGGGGGTTTCCTGAGGATCTGGGGCTGTCCTGGGGGTGTCCTGGAGATGTGGGTTTGTCTTGGGGATCTGGGGGTGTCCTGGGCGTGCTGGAATGTCCTGCAGGGAAGTGGGAGTGTTTTGGGGAtgtggggctgtccctgggagTGTGGGGGTGTCCCGGGGATTCTGGAATGATCTGGAGGGATGGGTGGGGGTGTCCTGGAGATGTGGGGGTGTCCCGGGGGATGTTCCCGGGAATGTCCTGGGTGCCCTGGGAGGTGTGGGGGTGTCCTGGGAGGTgtgggggtgtccccaggggctgggagtgGGGGCTCAGTGGGACTGCGGGGCGCAGCGGggtccccaggctgagccccccctctgtctgtgcagccctgcaggtaaGAGCTCACCTGGCCGCGGACACCGAGACCAGCGAGATGGTgacggggggacagggaccaCGGGGGCCACCAGGGGACGGTCTCCGGAGGGGGGAGGGTGGCTCTGGCACCCccgggctggagcccctctccTCGGCTCGGCTTCAGGGGGGTGGAATTGGGGGGGGGGGCCGGGCTGACCTCAGGCTTTGCCCCCCCAGAACGGCCAGCGCGGGCGCATGGACAGAGGGAACTCGCTGCCCAGCATGCTGGAGCAGAAGGTGAGCGGGctgggggctgggcagggccggGGGGGCTTGGATGGAGCCCGGGGGGGGTCTcacagccccgtgtcccccccacCCGCAGATCTACCCCTATGAGATGCTGATGGTGACGAACCGAGGCCGCGTGAAGCTCCCGCCCGGCGTGGACAGGACCAGGCTGGAGGTGGGGGCCGTGCCAGGCtgggggggctccgggggggtCCCCGCACTGTGTCACAgcgctgtgtcccctccccgcaGCGCCACCTGTCCCCCGAGGACTTCCTGAAGGTGTTCGAGATGTCGCCGGAGGAGTTCGGCAAGCTGGCCCTGTGGAAGCGCAACGAGCTGAAGAAGAAAGCCTTCCTCTTCTGAGTCCTCCTCGGGCCAGCTCCGTCCCTGCCGCGCCGTGTCACCGCTTTAGGGCTCTCAGCCGGTTTTTATTGGGGTCCCCCcgtcccccagcccccccagatCTGCCCCCCCCGCCTCTCTCCTGCTGCcggatggggctgggggcaccgaGCCCGCCTGGCACGGGGGGCTGGGCACGGTTCTGCCAggaggggagggctgggggggtCTCTGGGCTTTGtgcccccctttttccccctgaacgtgcctggctctgctttgggctctgccaggggggctctggggggtccCCTCCTCCCTGCGGGTCCGCTGCCCCCAGCGCCCACCCCGGGGTGCCCCCCGAGGTGCCCCTGTGCCCCAccctgaggctggggaggagccTGGGGGCTCACACTGCCACACCGACGCTCTCCCGGCAAAGCCAGGCCCAAATCCCAGCTTAACcccccccagctctgtgcccccgtccctcctgtgccagggctgcagagggaccCCAAGGACACTGCCAaccccccctgtgccccccggctccgggctgggcagggggagcaccccgggggggcaggggggtgggggtccctggggcagctcctggagctttccagctggggatggggggcacaggggcgATGATTTGGGGGACACAGGGGCGATGATTTGGGGGACACAGGTGTGATGACTTGGGGGGCACAGGAAGGCACTGGAGTGATGATTTGGGGGGGCGCAGAAGGGTGCTGGAGTGATGATTAGGGGGGCATAGGTGTGATGATTTGGGGGGCACGGGAGGGCACGGGGGCGATGATTTGGGGGGCACAGGTGTGATGATTTTGGGGGCCCAGGAGGGCGCTGAGCTGGCACGGATGATGAGCTGGGCAGTGGACTGGAGCAGGGCTCGATGGCACCGCGGCTCCCACCGTCCCCTCCCGGCCATGCCGACAGGGCTCGGCGCCTTCCCTCGCCCCCTCCCCTCTCCAGGCACACGTTTTGGGCAGGACCCCTCTCTCCCCGCACCCCCCGCCCCCTCCACGCTCCCCGGTTTTTGTTTCCAGCCACTTTCCAGCCGCTAGACCTTGTTGGGATGTAAAGAATGTAATTTATCGGGAATTCACTGGCCCATACTCGCCTTTCACTGCTACAAACgacatatctataaatatatatataaatatgggTTGTTTTCGGACTGGACTACAGTGATTCACTTTCTCTGTTTTTGTTAgagtttattttatttgctgGTGTCGGAGAATCCGCGTGAGAGTGATTTTTTGCTTACAATTAAAGGTGAAATGGCTTTATCCAGCCTGGCTGCGCAGCTTTGCTTCCCCCTCTCGTCCAAAAGTCCCCCCGGAGCCGAGCCCGGGTCCCTGCAGATGGCGGTGCTGCTCCGAGGAGGACGCGGAGCCTTCCCCGCCTTCCTCCCGCCCCGgccgggctgtgctgggggcccGCGGGGCGTGtgcgagccgagccgagccgggccgggccgggccaggccaGCGCTGCCCCGGTCCCGGTCCCCATCCCGATCCCTGTCCTGATCCCAGTCCCGACCCCGATCCCAGTCCCCATCTGGATCCCGATCCCAATCCCGGTCTCGGTCTCGATCCCTGTCCTGATCCCGATCCCGGTCCGGATCCCGATCCCTGtcctgatcccgatcccgatccttATTCCTGTCCTGATCCCGATCCTGATTCCTGTCCTGGTCCTGATCCCCATCCccgtcccggtcccggtccccgTCTCGATCCTGATCCCggtcctgatcccaatcccgatCCCGGTCCCCATCCTGGTCCCAGTCCCCATCCCGGTCCGATCCTGACCCCGGTCCTGATCCCAACCCAATCCCGATCCCAGTCCCCATCCTGCTCCCAGTCCCCATCCCGGTCCGCTCCTGATCTCGATCCCGGTCCCAATCCCGGTCCGGAtcctgatcccgatcccgatccccaTCCCGGCCCGGATTTCCATCCCggtcccgatcccgatcccggtcccggtcccggcgCGATGTGAGCGCTCCCGCACCATGTCCCGGCAGCGAGGTACGGGGGGCTCGAAgggatgcagggctggggcacgaACTCCAAAACGGGGGAAAAGGGGTTCGGGGAAAGAGGAGGGGGAGAAAAGGGGGTGGTGGGAGCTGAGGGGAAGGGACGTGAGGGGACAAGGAGGGACGGCGTGTCCCCCCCGACACTGgggtgccatggcagggtggagGGGGGACAGCGCCCCTTCCAGCGGCCTCCCAGGGGCAATTTGGGGGTGCAGCAGCCGGGGGAGGGGGAGCGTCCCCACCCTGCAGCCGTGGCCCGGAGCCTCCGCACATGACGAGTCACGCTGCGGCCgcgagcagctccctgcagcctgctCTGAGTCATCCCGCTCTGGGCCAGAGCCACCCCCGGGGTCCCCCGGGTcacccccgcgccccccgcacGCCCCACGGCACGGATAAAACCCCGCAGATAAAATCGCCGCCCGCGCTGGCATCACCCGGGCACTGCGCGTTCCCGTGGCATCCCTGGGGCCGCGCcgtccttcctcctcctcccccgaGGGTGAGGATGATGGcacgaggatgaggaggatgccACCGTGCCGGGACGCGTCCCGCGGGAGCGGGAGCTCTGCTAGGAGacgctctgtgtgtgtttggggggCGTTTTCCTCCCGCCCTGGAGACCGAGGCAGATGTTTTCCATCCCGGCCGCTTTCCCTTGGCACGGCAGCGGGAACGGGCACCGGGCCAGGGCTCAGGGCGGCCCCTGCCCGCCCTGCACCGGCTGCTGGCACGGCTGGGCACGGCTGGGCACGGCCGGGCACGGATCGCCGCCCCAGCGAGGGCACCGCGGCCGGGGGGAGCGGGGTGGGGGCAGCGAGGGCAAAAGGCCGAGTGGACGGAGATGTCATTGCCCAGGAATTCGGCCTGGGCGGAGGAGAGCAGAAAGGGAGGGAGGGCTAGAGCCAGCCCCGCCGGCCAGGGGGGACAGTCCCCGTgtgccccgcgccgcccgcgggTCCCTGCAGCCCGCCCCTGCCGCAGCCCCCGCCGCTTTCCCCGCAGGGAGCTCTTcccccccttcccttccccggTTTCCAGGGAAATCCAGATGTTTGGGCCCAGCTGCGGCGTTGCTCAGCCGGGCCGCGCTGCCAGATGTTTCCTGTCCCCCCGGGCAGGGTGTGTGCTCCCCGTCCGGGGACGCGGAGGGGACGGGGGTCCCCCGTGCCAGCACCCCCGGGGAGGGGGCTTCGCCCGGGcccctgtcacacacagggggGGCTCCTGCCCTCACCTCACCCAGGGGTGCCCCCCCTTTTTGGGGCGCACCGCATCCCTGCTAACCCGGAGAAATTTGGGATTCGGCAATGTGGGGTCACCGGGGCGTTGCGGGAGGAGCACCCCGGCTGGGGTGGCTCCACCGGG carries:
- the DMTN gene encoding dematin, with translation MERLQKQPLTSPGSVCSSRGSSVPGSPSSIVAKMDNEVLGYKDLAAIPKDKAILDIERPDLMIYEPHFTYSLMEHVELPRSRERSLSPKSMSPPPSPEVIREWLESRPPSSTPLPPSRQGPAPTRSSVQHFHRPETDTTELNIYKKPPIYRQRDHHSSAHHGKHLIEDLIIESSKFPAAQPPDPNQPAKIETDYWPCPPSLAVVETEWRRRMASKRGEEEDEDLTEEMKNLRELQRQELSKVTSNLGKLILKEEMEKSLPIRRKTRSLPDRTPFHTSLHTSSKSSSLPASGRSTLTRLQSAEFGSAGSEKGSPALQNGQRGRMDRGNSLPSMLEQKIYPYEMLMVTNRGRVKLPPGVDRTRLERHLSPEDFLKVFEMSPEEFGKLALWKRNELKKKAFLF